Proteins encoded by one window of Haliotis asinina isolate JCU_RB_2024 chromosome 6, JCU_Hal_asi_v2, whole genome shotgun sequence:
- the LOC137287175 gene encoding sialate O-acetylesterase-like — protein sequence MSSFRNFLVVGVIVVTCWTVSGQYVVEMARDFEENIISSPQEQQRTASSLPGLNKSFAFASYFSSHMVLQKAPKRATIWGYADNIGERIIIKVSERGTYSTKVYLDPLYNYGVWKLKLPAESSAGPFTITAISSEKTITLTDVMFGDVWVCSGQSNMQFTMIQGFNASEELADADNYPNIRLFTVADVAASFPVPDLHGIWEQWAVASKKSVGGKPWKYFSAVCWLFGKTLYKKLGYPIGLIDTTWGGTPVEAWSSTDALAKCGLDKETYKAEDLPWLNREVDPEDPLGGPGTPTNLWNGMVFPLLNMTIYGAIWYQGEANEVKNVHKYNCTFPSMIDDWRQKFHNASEGETDPVFPFGFVQLAAYRPDSIDPGFPEIRWHQTADYGYVPNPRMKNVFMSVAMDLPDFASPYGSIHPRDKQDVVARLAVSGMSVAYNQQEEVTQGPLPAHIQEGTTNLTLMYTEKIKYNNLVGFEVLCTVNHSSITFWTPTPILSALPSSITLYSLVCGEGQTILGLRYSWRESPCAFKTCTVYSADNPLLPGPPFLVYHKMTGVAGTVHVIDWNTPTTIRN from the exons CACCCCAAGAACAGCAGAGAACAGCGTCCTCACTTCCAGGCCTTAACAAGTCCTTCGCCTTTGCCTCCTACTTCTCCAGTCACATGGTTCTACAGAAGGCACCCAAGAGAGCCACCATCTGGGGTTATGCCGACAACATTGGTGAGAGAATCATCATCAAAGTCAGCGAGAGAGGGACATACTCAACCAAGGTGTACCTTGACCCGCTCTACAATTATGGCGTGTGGAAACTAAAACTCCCTGCAGAGTCAAGTGCCGGACCCTTCACAATCACAGCCATATCCAGCGAGAAGACTATCACACTGACAGACGTGATGTTTGGAGATGTTTGGGTGTGCTCAGGGCAGTCCAACATGCAGTTTACTATGATCCAG GGCTTCAATGCAAGTGAGGAACTGGCCGACGCTGACAACTACCCCAACATCCGGTTGTTCACTGTCGCCGATGTCGCAGCTTCCTTCCCCGTGCCTGACCTCCATGGCATCTGGGAACAGTGGGCTGTCGCTAGCAAAA AATCCGTTGGTGGCAAGCCGTGGAAGTACTTCTCTGCTGTGTGCTGGCTGTTTGGTAAAACCCTGTACAAGaagctaggctaccccatcggcCTGATCGACACGACTTGGGGAGGGACGCCAGTGGAGGCATGGTCATCTACAGATGCTTTGGCCAAGTGTGGACTGGACAAGGAAACATACAA AGCTGAGGACCTTCCCTGGCTAAATAGGGAAGTTGATCCTGAAGATCCATTGGGTGGACCAGGCACCCCCACCAACCTCTGGAATGGAATGGTTTTCCCTCTCCTCAATATGACCATATATGGAGCTATATGGTATCAAG GTGAGGCCAATGAGGTTAAAAATGTTCACAAGTACAACTGTACGTTCCCCAGCATGATAGATGACTGGAGACAGAAGTTCCACAACGCATCCGAGGGAGAAACTGATCCTGTGTTTCCTTTTGGCTTTGTTCAG TTGGCTGCCTACAGACCTGACAGTATTGACCCGGGGTTCCCAGAGATCCGGTGGCACCAGACAGCTGACTACGGCTATGTGCCCAACCCCAGGATGAAGAATGTCTTCATGTCTGTTGCCATGGATCTTCCCGACTTTGCTTCTCCATATGGAAG CATCCACCCCCGAGACAAGCAGGATGTTGTGGCCAGGCTGGCTGTCAGTGGGATGAGTGTTGCTTACAACCAGCAAGAAGAGGTAACCCAGGGACCTTTACCTGCACACATACAAGAAGGCACAACAAACCTCACCCTGATGTACACAGAGAAGATCAAGTACAACAACCTGGTTGGATTTGAG GTTCTGTGCACTGTAAACCACTCCAGCATTACATTCTGGACCCCCACCCCCATCTTGTCTGCCCTCCCCTCTAGCATCACACTGTACTCCCTGGTGTGTGGGGAGGGGCAGACTATCCTGGGGCTCCGATACAGCTGGAGGGAGTCCCCCTGTGCCTTCAAGACCTGCACGGTGTACTCAGCTGACAACCCTCTCCTCCCTGGACCTCCCTTCCTGGTGTACCACAAGATGACCGGAGTGGCCGGGACAGTTCATGTCATAGACTGGAACACTCCAACGACCATTCGCAATTAA